In Bactrocera oleae isolate idBacOlea1 chromosome 5, idBacOlea1, whole genome shotgun sequence, a genomic segment contains:
- the LOC106615403 gene encoding protein toll, producing MCGVPKRTVIFYIVIALLFFHQAEPFRKTTNSKIINRRDIDTDCDIGGCECIGTAVVCQLKDCSVTGLQFMGVRSIENATLVNNCTLKARTKYYNQFAPRLRVAVIKSYIKTAEFTMENCLQTPAALRQKELSYNGTIVYDKLSDAEAGEDVYFQNSHNLWELKHISEDARSGELTAQLILDLDQLKELDLTANCTGGVNIIPDDLLHTLNTLETLRFHINGATPTPQLTASHFRDLSKLKILRLDNNSLRRLDAYIFRPVFRLEHLNLSLNALETLPADLLMAQYKLKMLDLSYNKLKSLPRHLFKNAAGLEVLLLAHNELSIPNNVIEHALTLYNMREFDLSYNHLRTLRGTGLYANKTILTRPIHTRFSFYSALNLHVNLSHNNISVLSFDWLEYITDCYYTYDLSNNNITHVTFLRHPGVNMVRCLRKWLLANNPLHCDCQLAWLINNGYQFHTHDWRCTFPKHLSMRALNAVNSSALCNWSPSWCPHKCTCSYDTDALLVNCTETQLLEVPSIPRPEQVGLSTTTLNINNNKLYELPLHTSFGYAQVTHLYAAFNKLTSINTTRLPPNLTVLDVRANKLERLSNNFLLSYVAASKTLEELYISANPWICDCGAELLLRVVRTQRQRIPDADAALCANLPNVTLTNVIFTNICHVNKSHSKIFLLAFLLTLVITTLVGAFAFYYKYKLQIKIWLYAHHIFQCCITVESLDSDKRFDAFISYSHQQQHYVNHILLPELEQGDPPFRICTHERNWLAGAYIPEQIIESVEQSRRTIIVLSDDFIASDWARMEFRMAHQSALTERRARIIIIKYGELTNVTHLDKELQAYLKMNTYLDFNDTRFWQKLRYALPHRTVVASKLDQPEGQRPINFIGQDKLLIRT from the coding sequence ATGTGCGGTGTTCCTAAACGtactgtaattttttatatagtaaTCGCGCTGCTCTTTTTTCATCAAGCAGAACCAttcagaaaaacaacaaactcaaAAATCATAAATAGAAGAGATATCGATACAGATTGCGATATTGGAGGTTGTGAGTGCATTGGAACTGCTGTGGTGTGTCAGCTAAAGGATTGTAGTGTAACTGGTCTACAATTTATGGGCGTACGCAGCATAGAAAATGCAACACTTGTAAATAACTGCACATTAAAAGCACGCACAAAATACTACAACCAGTTTGCGCCACGCTTAAGAGTAGCAGTGATTAAAAGCTATATTAAAACCGCCGAATTTACAATGGAAAATTGTCTGCAAACGCCAGCGGCGCTGCGGCAGAAGGAACTAAGCTATAACGGTACAATAGTGTACGACAAACTTAGCGATGCCGAAGCAGGAGAAGatgtttattttcaaaattcgcaCAACTTATGGGAACTAAAGCATATAAGCGAAGATGCTAGAAGTGGTGAACTAACCGCGCAGCTAATACTCGATTTGGATCAACTTAAGGAACTAGACCTAACAGCTAACTGCACAGGTGGTGTCAATATAATTCCCGACGATTTATTACATACATTAAACACGCTAGAGACGCTGCGCTTTCACATTAACGGCGCAACGCCAACGCCACAATTGACGGCGTCGCATTTCCGCGATTTAAGCAAACTCAAAATATTACGCCTGGATAATAATAGCTTGCGCAGGCTTGACGCGTATATTTTTCGACCAGTATTCAGGTTGGAGCATTTAAATTTATCGCTGAATGCGCTGGAGACGCTGCCCGCTGATTTGTTAATGGCGCAATATAAACTAAAGATGTTGGATTTGagttacaataaattaaaatcactTCCGCGCCACTTATTTAAGAACGCAGCGGGTTTAGAGGTATTGCTGTTAGCGCACAATGAACTCAGCATACCCAATAATGTTATAGAACATGCGCTCACTTTATACAATATGCGGGAATTCGATTTGAGCTACAATCACTTGCGCACGCTACGCGGCACGGgtttgtatgcaaataaaacGATTTTAACGCGTCCGATACACACACGTTTTAGCTTCTATTCCGCTTTAAATTTACATGTTAATTTAAGTCACAATAACATCAGCGTACTCAGTTTCGACTGGTTAGAATACATTACAGATTGCTACTACACTTACGATTTGTCAAATAACAACATCACGCATGTAACGTTTTTAAGACATCCCGGAGTAAATATGGTGCGCTGTCTGCGGAAATGGTTGCTCGCCAATAATCCGTTACATTGTGACTGTCAGTTGGCTTGGTTAATAAATAACGGTTATCAATTTCATACTCATGATTGGCGCTGCACATTTCCGAAACATTTGTCAATGCGCGCGCTAAATGCCGTTAATAGCAGCGCTCTCTGTAATTGGTCACCTTCTTGGTGTCCACACAAGTGCACCTGTAGTTATGATACTGACGCGCTTTTAGTTAATTGTACTGAAACGCAGCTTTTGGAGGTACCAAGCATACCGCGCCCGGAACAAGTTGGCCTCAGTACTACAACGTTAAAcattaacaataataaattgtaCGAACTGCCGTTGCATACAAGTTTTGGCTACGCGCAAGTAACGCACTTGTATGCCGCTTTTAATAAGCTGACCAGCATAAATACAACGCGCTTGCCGCCTAACTTAACAGTATTGGATGTGCGCGCTAATAAACTAGAGCGCTTGAGCAACAATTTTTTACTTAGCTATGTAGCAGCAAGTAAAACTTTAGAAGAACTGTATATCTCAGCCAATCCTTGGATTTGCGATTGCGGCGCTGAGCTGCTATTGCGCGTCGTGCGCACCCAACGACAGCGCATACCTGACGCAGACGCAGCGCTTTGCGCCAATCTACCAAATGTTACACTTACCAACgtcatttttacaaatatttgccaCGTCAATAAGTCGCATAGCAAAATATTTCTGTTAGCGTTTTTGCTTACGCTTGTTATCACTACGCTCGTTGGCGCCTTTGCATTTTACTACAAATACAAACTACAAATAAAGATTTGGTTATATGCGCATCACATATTTCAGTGTTGTATTACAGTAGAGTCACTGGATAGTGATAAACGGTTTGATGCTTTTATATCATACTCGCATCAGCAACAACACTATGTTAATCATATATTGCTGCCGGAGCTTGAGCAGGGCGATCCACCATTTCGAATTTGTACACACGAACGCAACTGGTTAGCGGGCGCTTATATACCCGAGCAGATTATTGAATCTGTTGAGCAGTCACGTCGTACGATCATTGTTCTGTCAGATGATTTCATCGCGTCGGATTGGGCGCGCATGGAGTTTCGCATGGCGCATCAGAGCGCTTTAACTGAGCGACGCGCGCGCATAATTATCATAAAATATGGTGAGCTTACGAATGTAACACATTTGGATAAGGAACTGCAGGCCTATTTGAAAATGAACACATATCTGGATTTTAACGATACGCGCTTTTGGCAAAAGCTGCGCTATGCGTTGCCGCATAGAACCGTTGTAGCTAGTAAATTGGATCAGCCTGAAGGACAGAGGCCTATTAACTTTATTGGGCAAGATAAGTTACTTATTCggacataa